Part of the Natrialbaceae archaeon AArc-T1-2 genome, CTGGAGCGTCGCGAACGCGACCGTCTCCGACGGGGAGTGGTCCGTGAGGATCGCTAACAGTCGCCGTCGCTCCGACGCTGCGAGCGCGCTGAACACGGCATCGGCGTCCTGGTCTGGCATCGGCAACACGTACATCCGGGACGTCCGTAGTTCGACACCCACGTTATGGTGGGAGTTTAAGAGGGGTCGCGATGGCGATCGGTCGACAGAAAGAGTTACCTGCCAGACGGTCTCCAGTTCCGGTATGCGAAACTACCTCTTCGAGTTCGAGGAGAAGAAGCTCCCACCGGCCGTCGTTCTGGCGACGGGGGTTCTGATCGCGATTTTTACGCTCGGGACGCTCGTTCGCATGCTGACGCTGGCGCTGTTTTGATCCTCGAGCGTCGAGACGGGAATGGTGGCTACCGCCTTCGGGCTTGGCCATCAGAGACGGCCCACGAGACCGTCGGAGCCGTCTCGGTCCGGACCAGTGACCGAGTGTACAAACGCGTCTCTTAAGTTTCCGCGCCCACCTACTCCGGAGTACCGATGGAGTTTTGCGACGAATGCGGTTCGATGATGAAAGCCGAGGACGGCATGTGGGTGTGTGGAAGCTGTGAGTTCACGAAACCGAAAGGAGACGCCGCCCAGTACACCGTCACCGAAGATCAGGAGGCAAGCGAGATCATCGAATCCTCGGAGGAGACGTCGTTGCCCGAGACCGACGCCAGCTGTCCCGAGTGTGGCAACGACAGGGCCTACTGGTACATGCAACAGATCCGCGCCGCCGACGAGTCAGAGACGCGCTTTTTCATCTGTACCGAGTGTGAGCACAAGTGGCGCGAGGACGACCACTGACGGTCGGTCCGTCCCCGACTCGGAGACACCCGCTTACTCCACGCCGAACACCCGAACCGTTCGATCGGACAAGTCGTCCGGACTCGCGACGGTCACCGGGAACTCGACGTCACGTCTAACGGTAGCAGTCTCGTAGCCGAGCGTGACCGTCGTCGTCTCGCCGAGTCCGAGCGTCACGGCGTCGGTATCGACGACCTCGCCGCCGACTGCGAGTTCGATCTCCTGGCTTCCCTCGCCGGCGAACGTACCCCCCTCGTTTCTCACCTCGGCCGTCACCTCGAGGACGTCGCCCGCGTCGACGGGATCGTTTGCATCGGCGATCTCGACGGCGAACGGCGGCCTGACGTCGGGACCGGGGACCGAGTCGACGTCGCCGACGACGCCCGCGTCGGAGACGACCGCAGCCGTCGTTTCGTACCCGCGTTCGATCCAGTAGGCGTCCTCGATAGGTCGTGAGAGCGTGGCCGTATCCCGGTCGTCGCTCACGTCGGATTCGTCGACGACGATGGCGTTGCCGGGCTCGAACCACAACACGCTGCCGAGCCCACCGTCGGGATGGGAGACCGTCGTAGTTACCTCGAGCGTGTCGCTCGACCCGGCGGTCTCGTCTTCGCCCGGTTCGCTCGAGAGGGTCTCGATCGATGGTGGGCCGGAGCCGTCGGGATCGACGTCGACGGTCCATCCGACCGCCGAGTCGTCGGCGACGACGCGTACCTCCCTCGTGCCGGTCGTCTCGAACGTCGGCGAGAGCGCCGCTCGATTCAGGTGCGTGGTAACCGAGCCGAAAAACAGCTCCTCGAGGTTCGACAGGGGGCCGTCGTCGTCGACGTACCACTCCGCCTCGACGGGATCGGAAACGGCGGCCTCGAAGAGGACCGTCGAGCCGGGCTGGACGGCAATCTCGTCGGCGGGTCCGATCCGGGCGATCGACGGGTCTTCGGTGCCGAACACGGTAACGACCCGTTCTGCCGTGTCGGTGCCCGCTGTGACGGTCACCGGGAACCTGGTTGTCCGTGCGACGGCCGCGGTTTCGTAGCCGAGCGTGGTCGTCGTCACCTCGCCGGCCGCGAGGGTCACGGTGTCGGTGTCGACGACCTCCTCGCCCACCTCGAGGCGGACGGTCTCGGCGACGTCCTCGTCACCGACGTTCTCGAGCCGGGCCGTCACCGAGAGCGCCTCGCCCGCGTCGACGGGGCCGCTCGCGTCGGAAACTATCACGTCAAGTGACTGTCCACGCTCGGCACGTGTCAGACGCCCGGCTGGATAGCCGAGTGCAAGCGCCGCGCCTCCCGCGACGGCTCCCAGATACGACCGCCTGCCGTAGCTTGCCATGCTGTCGCGTTGTTGGACCGAATACATCAATCATTTTTCAGTGGGTGGCGACTGTCCTGGCGGCCGACGGATCGGGTGGTCGCTGATGCCGGCGCGTGTCGACGAGTGGGAGCGAACTACGTTCTCTCGCGCTCCAGGTCGGTTTCGACCGCCGCGACGAGATCGGTGAGCTCTCTCGAGAGCATCCCGCGGTGGGCTGCGAGGTTGGCGACGCCGCTTTCCGGAAGCGTCTCGCGCAGCAGGCCGGAGTACTCGCGGCGGGTCTCGAACTCGCGGTCGAGTCCGTGCTGGATCGAGCGCAACGTCTCGACGTGGGAGTCGGCGTTTCGGTTCGCCCACGCCGTCAGGTTACCCATGATCGTGTCGTCGACGTCGCGGTGTACCCGGTCGTTGGCCAGCGAGTTGTGCCAGCGGGTGGCGTAGTTGAGTATCGCGAGCCGGTGGGGCCACGCGAGGTCGCCGACCCGGTCGGCGTCGACGCTCACGAACGAATCCATGACGTACGTGACGGTGATACCGTCGTCCGTCGTGGACACGTCGGCTCGAACGACGTC contains:
- a CDS encoding transcription factor S, whose amino-acid sequence is MEFCDECGSMMKAEDGMWVCGSCEFTKPKGDAAQYTVTEDQEASEIIESSEETSLPETDASCPECGNDRAYWYMQQIRAADESETRFFICTECEHKWREDDH